The Tardiphaga alba genome includes a window with the following:
- the eutC gene encoding ethanolamine ammonia-lyase subunit EutC, with amino-acid sequence MTSPSIGGLADLRRLTPARVGLGRAGASLRTQALLDFTLDHARARDAVHAPFEAAAIAAALNALGRSAVVVSSLVADRADYLKRPDLGRKLAAESRSALDRVGENCDVALVIADGLSPAAVNAHAISLVAALLPRLDGLTVGPPVVATGARVALGDEIGALLNARMTIMVIGERPGLSAPQSLGAYLTVAPQPGRSDAERNCVSNIQVAGLGFDEAAIKIAWLAREGLRRGVTGIALKDESGLQLAGPANAD; translated from the coding sequence ATGACGTCACCTTCGATTGGTGGGCTGGCCGATTTGCGTCGGCTCACTCCTGCACGCGTCGGGCTTGGCCGCGCCGGTGCCAGCCTGAGGACGCAGGCGCTGCTCGATTTCACACTCGATCACGCCCGTGCCCGCGACGCCGTCCATGCACCTTTTGAAGCCGCAGCCATCGCAGCAGCATTGAACGCGCTGGGGCGATCGGCGGTGGTCGTATCGAGCCTGGTTGCCGATCGTGCTGACTACCTGAAGCGGCCGGATCTCGGTCGCAAGCTTGCGGCGGAATCGCGAAGCGCTCTCGACCGGGTGGGCGAGAACTGCGATGTGGCGCTTGTGATCGCCGATGGCTTGTCGCCGGCCGCTGTCAATGCGCATGCCATCTCGCTGGTCGCGGCGTTGTTGCCGCGGCTGGATGGATTGACGGTCGGTCCGCCGGTGGTTGCGACGGGCGCGCGGGTCGCGCTGGGCGACGAGATCGGCGCTCTTCTTAACGCGCGCATGACGATCATGGTGATCGGCGAGCGCCCCGGCCTCTCGGCGCCGCAAAGCCTCGGCGCCTATCTCACCGTCGCGCCGCAGCCGGGGCGGAGTGACGCGGAGCGCAATTGCGTGTCGAATATCCAGGTGGCGGGCCTCGGTTTCGACGAAGCGGCGATCAAGATTGCGTGGCTTGCACGTGAAGGCCTCCGGCGCGGCGTCACCGGTATCGCCTTGAAGGACGAAAGCGGTCTGCAACTGGCGGGGCCTGCGAATGCTGACTAA